Proteins found in one Megalobrama amblycephala isolate DHTTF-2021 linkage group LG5, ASM1881202v1, whole genome shotgun sequence genomic segment:
- the LOC125268426 gene encoding uncharacterized protein LOC125268426 isoform X1 yields MARYSGEQPLQMVLDSEEEFTFSSEEEHDSDDERLYFEERLDPAEDTVSDENVDPSLSHSPAILTKRARSNTGDNEKENVDPSLSHSPAIPTKRAPSNTGGNEKDYSPNESAPKPLAKKAKKNIQTSNRHSALSWKTDNDTDMVPQTLRFLPAREPGPQLRPADEHTPKSLFKMFKMQGIMPPLVVGTACFAKYSLVKGKTHLGNAMHVTFTCVFS; encoded by the exons ATGGCACGCTACTCAGGTGAGCAGCCTCTTCAGATGGTCCTGGACAGTGAGGAAGAGTTCACTTTTTCCTCGGAAGAAGAACACGACTCTGACGATGAACGTCTGTATTTTGAAGAGCGACTTGATCCAGCTGAAGATACAGTTTCTGATGA aaatgtgGATCCATCACTCTCGCATTCACCTGCAATTCTCACTAAGAGGGCACGCAGCAACACAGGCGATAATGAGaaaga gaATGTGGATCCATCACTCTCACATTCACCTGCAATTCCCACTAAGAGGGCACCCAGCAACACAGGCGGAAATGAGaaaga ctaTAGCCCTAATGAGAGTGCTCCAAAACCCCTTGCAAAAAAGGCCAAGAAAAACATTCAGACAAGCAACAGGCATTCAGCTCTGTCATGGAAAACAGATAATGACACTGACATGGTTCCACAGACTCTGAGATTCCTACCTGCACGGGAACCTGGACCACAGCTGCGTCCTGCTGATGAACACACTCCTAAGAGtctcttcaaaatgttcaaaatgcaaGGAATAATGCCACCGCTGGTCGTCGGAACTGCATGCTTTGCAAAGTACAGCTTGGTAAAAGGCAAGACACACCTTGGAAATGCCATGCATGTGACATTTACttgtgtcttcagttga
- the LOC125268426 gene encoding uncharacterized protein LOC125268426 isoform X2 — protein sequence MARYSGEQPLQMVLDSEEEFTFSSEEEHDSDDERLYFEERLDPAEDTVSDENVDPSLSHSPAIPTKRAPSNTGGNEKDYSPNESAPKPLAKKAKKNIQTSNRHSALSWKTDNDTDMVPQTLRFLPAREPGPQLRPADEHTPKSLFKMFKMQGIMPPLVVGTACFAKYSLVKGKTHLGNAMHVTFTCVFS from the exons ATGGCACGCTACTCAGGTGAGCAGCCTCTTCAGATGGTCCTGGACAGTGAGGAAGAGTTCACTTTTTCCTCGGAAGAAGAACACGACTCTGACGATGAACGTCTGTATTTTGAAGAGCGACTTGATCCAGCTGAAGATACAGTTTCTGATGA gaATGTGGATCCATCACTCTCACATTCACCTGCAATTCCCACTAAGAGGGCACCCAGCAACACAGGCGGAAATGAGaaaga ctaTAGCCCTAATGAGAGTGCTCCAAAACCCCTTGCAAAAAAGGCCAAGAAAAACATTCAGACAAGCAACAGGCATTCAGCTCTGTCATGGAAAACAGATAATGACACTGACATGGTTCCACAGACTCTGAGATTCCTACCTGCACGGGAACCTGGACCACAGCTGCGTCCTGCTGATGAACACACTCCTAAGAGtctcttcaaaatgttcaaaatgcaaGGAATAATGCCACCGCTGGTCGTCGGAACTGCATGCTTTGCAAAGTACAGCTTGGTAAAAGGCAAGACACACCTTGGAAATGCCATGCATGTGACATTTACttgtgtcttcagttga
- the LOC125268426 gene encoding uncharacterized protein LOC125268426 isoform X3, with protein MARYSGEQPLQMVLDSEEEFTFSSEEEHDSDDERLYFEERLDPAEDTVSDENVDPSLSHSPAILTKRARSNTGDNEKDYSPNESAPKPLAKKAKKNIQTSNRHSALSWKTDNDTDMVPQTLRFLPAREPGPQLRPADEHTPKSLFKMFKMQGIMPPLVVGTACFAKYSLVKGKTHLGNAMHVTFTCVFS; from the exons ATGGCACGCTACTCAGGTGAGCAGCCTCTTCAGATGGTCCTGGACAGTGAGGAAGAGTTCACTTTTTCCTCGGAAGAAGAACACGACTCTGACGATGAACGTCTGTATTTTGAAGAGCGACTTGATCCAGCTGAAGATACAGTTTCTGATGA aaatgtgGATCCATCACTCTCGCATTCACCTGCAATTCTCACTAAGAGGGCACGCAGCAACACAGGCGATAATGAGaaaga ctaTAGCCCTAATGAGAGTGCTCCAAAACCCCTTGCAAAAAAGGCCAAGAAAAACATTCAGACAAGCAACAGGCATTCAGCTCTGTCATGGAAAACAGATAATGACACTGACATGGTTCCACAGACTCTGAGATTCCTACCTGCACGGGAACCTGGACCACAGCTGCGTCCTGCTGATGAACACACTCCTAAGAGtctcttcaaaatgttcaaaatgcaaGGAATAATGCCACCGCTGGTCGTCGGAACTGCATGCTTTGCAAAGTACAGCTTGGTAAAAGGCAAGACACACCTTGGAAATGCCATGCATGTGACATTTACttgtgtcttcagttga